Part of the Pseudobdellovibrionaceae bacterium genome is shown below.
TCTATAAGATGAAAGGCACCAACCCTCCCAATGCCAAAAAAGACGAAGGCACGCTTTTCGACAACTACTAGGACTGCTGCATGGCCAAGAACAAGTTAGAACTTCCTGAAGACCGTCTCGCCTCCCTGGATAAAATGGGGGGGCGTCTTTTTATTTATCCCGCTCAAGTGAGAGGCTTTTTTAGAAAATGGCGAACAGTGACACAGATTATTCTCATTGCCATTTTTCTTCTCCTCCCGTGGATAAAAATCGGCGGCCAACAGGCGGTTCTACTGGATCTGCCGGGTCGCAAGTTTGCTCTTTTTGGTGTGACCTTTTGGGCGCATGATGCGCCCATGATCTTTTTTGTGTTGGCCATACTCACAATGAGCTTGGCACTGATGACCGCCCTGTGGGGGCGCGTTTGGTGTGGCTGGGCCTGCCCGCAGACAGTTTTTATCGATGGCGTTTTTCGGCGCATTGAAGAGTTAATTGAGGGCAATCATATTGAGCGGCGAAAACTCGATGATGCGCCCATGGATGCTAAAAAGTTTTTTAAACGCTCGTTAAAATGGATTCTTTTTACGGCAGTGACTCTGGTCATAACCCACAGCTTTCTAGCCTATTTTGTGGGCGCTGATCGCCTCGTGGAAATGGTTCAACATAAGCCTGCTGAAAATTGGACCAACTTTCTGATTATTCTGGTGACTTCCGGCATTATCTTGTTTGATTTTGCGTGGTTTCGTGAGCAGTTTTGCATTATTGCCTGCCCCTATGGGCGCTTTCAGTCTGTATTGATGGGGCCTCGATCGAAAAATGTGGTCTACGACTACAATCGCGGCGAACCGCGAAAAGGTAAAGCACCTAAAGGCGAAGAAGCCGACTGCGTGAACTGCTATCGTTGCGTTCAAGTTTGCCCAACCGGAGTGGACATTCGGCGGGGCACACAAATGGAGTGCATTGCCTGCACCGCCTGCATTGATGCTTGTGATGAGATCATGGAGAAGGTCAATAAACCCAAAGGCCTTATTCGGTACGACTCAGAACGCAACATCACCGAAAACAGAACCTCTGACGGCTTTGAGTTTCGACCGCGCATTGCTTTGTATGCAGTTTTGCTGGTAGCAGCTATTGCAGGTATGAGCTACTCGCTGAATACTCGTCAAAATTTTCACTTAGCCGTGATCCGCGGCGAGGAGCCATTTAGCCTCATCACCCAATCCGATGGAACTGAAATCGTCACCAATCATTTTAAAATACACCTTAACAATCAATCCTTTGATGATGTGAAGGTCGAGTTAACTCTACCCAAGCAATATGTTGATCAACAACTGGAGTTAGTGAGCCCCATTAACCCTGTGGATGTTCCAGCTGGTGGCGACATGGTGCGAACCCATATTTTTATAAAGTCGCCAAAGTCTTTCACTTTGGGCAAAGGCCAGGCCTATGCCGAAATTGAGATGACAATAAAAGAAAAAGATAAAACTGAAACTGTGATCAAACAAATTTCTTTGTTGGGACCCAACCAATAATTGAAATGACTGAGATATCGCCTCACTGGGAGTGGGGCGATAAAATCTACATTTCTTCTGGAGCTAACGGCTCAGTCAGTCCACTCTCCCAGCGCAGTGTACTGTCATACTCCTCTGGTGGCGCTTTTCGCATAACCAAGCTCGGAATCACACTGGCCACTACCGTGTATAACACCAATCCAGAAATCACACTTGATGGAATACTGAACTGCTCTCTTAGGATAGACGCAATAACCAAACCAAAAATCAACGTGGGCAAGAGCGATACAGAAATTTCATTTCGATCCTCCCAAGAATTGGGAAGAAACAACTTGATTGAAGCCACCACGGACAAATACCGCACAGGCAAGAATATCAACAAGAAGGCCAGCCCATAAAACACCCCTTCCAGCGTGAACATAGATTGAGTGATACTCAAGCCAGCCTTAAAAAAGTAGAACGGCACGAAAAACGAAAAGAACATGCCCACCGCATAGAGCAGCTTTTTTGACTTTTTGTGACTAATAAAATGGGTAAACCGTGCCGCAGTCACTCCCACTAAAAAAGCCCCCACAAGATAATAAGTCCCCAGGTTTCGGGTGATCACTCCACACAAAAGCGCAATAAGGATCAAAAACGCCACCTCTGAGTCAGGTGCAAAGGGGGCAATTCTTTTTAAGAAAAACCGAAAGACCACGGGTAACAAAAAGATCATCGCCAAAATCACAGCCAATGAAATAGAAAATTCGCTCACCGACTCACTCTGAAGAGTGAAAAACAGCAGGCCAAGAGCCACAATCTCCTTGGCAATGGCCGCGGACCGGATCCAATACTCTTGATTGGGTGTAAAATGAAAGCCTTTTAAAGAATTCAAAATAAATCCGGTAGATGGTGTAGTTAACCCTAAAGACAAAACCAGCGCCGCCCGAAAGGGCAGCCCCAAAGCCACATTCAAACCCCAGGCCGATAAAAATATAACGGTTAAACTCGTGTAAAGGTTTTTTAATAAAACATTGGCATCCCGTTTTAACTCATCAACGTCCACCTCAAGACCGGCAAATAAGAACAAAGATGTGATACCCAAAGTGGACAATAGGTAAAGAGTTTGATCCCCCTGAAACCAACCCAAAAAATGCGCTGTCAGCGCGCCAAAGGCCATGGCCGTAAGAGCCGTGGGAATTCCAAATCGTAATAGCATTTTGGGCACTAACAAAAGGGCAGCAAGGAGAATGAAGTACTGAACGTCCACTGATAATTCCATAAAGGAAAGCTACCAGCATCGCCATTACGAAGCAAGGCGTTAAGGCCTCTCGTGGCCCACCGGAACAGTCTTTTTGTGAGCTTTATCGATGTTGAATCCGAATAGCTCTGCGCTTTTTGGCCGCCTCATAGCGCCGCTTTTGCTCTTCGGTTTCGGCGATGACCGGCGGCACCAATACGGGCTTACCATCTACGCCCAGTGCAACAAATGTTAAATAAGCCGAGGCCGTATGAAAACACTGACCTGTAATTGGATTTTCCGCGTCTATTCGTACGCCAATTTCCATGGAGGTTTTATGCGCATAGTTAACACTGGCTTTGAGATTTACCACCCAGCCTTTATAGACAGGGGCCACAAAATTAAGGGCATCCACGCTGGCTGTGACCACGGGCAAAGAAGAATGCCGCTGCGCACAGATCGCAGCGGCGATATCCATCCACGACATAATAACACCACCGAAGATGCTATCGAGTGAATTGGTGTGACCAGGAAGCACCATCTCAGTCATAGTCACAATAGATTTTGAAACGGGCTTCCCATTCATAACAAACGATTGTTTTAACCTAAGTTCTTTTGGCTTAAATACCAAAAGAACCTGTGTTGTGTCCAGAGCCGAAGTTGTTGCCATTTCCAGGAGTGATCGTAGGAATGGTAGCAACACTTTCTGGCTGAGAAACAGTGGCATTGCCAGCAGGAATGCTATTCGCAGCAGGCGCCTGATTAACAACACCAGCATCACCTTGCTCTTTCTCAACAAATTGCATATGTGGCAAACACCATACAATCAACTGAGCGCGAGACTTCACATTCATTTTTTTATAAATGTTAGTCAGGTGAAACTTGACCGTCTTCTCCGTAACAAATAGTTGGTTTGCAACTTCCTTGTTTGACAGACCCTTAGTTACGAGTTCGGCCACTTCGGACTCGCGATTGGATAATCCCTTTTGGATAAGTATATCTCTGAGCATCCTTGCTCCCTCCCCAATATGGTTAACGTTAAACGGCCACAGTCTTTCTTCATAAAAAACTACGACAACCTATATAAAAGTCTGTCAGCTATTTGAAAGTCACGCAAGCCCAAAAACCGTGTCCAAACAAAAAACTGGACTGGATTTTTTGGCAGCGTGAAATAAGATGACTCCCCCATTTTTGGCCTGATTTTCAACCCCGAAGTCGAGCAAAAATACCCTGATTTTAAACGGTTACTGACTAAATGCGGGAGATTTCCCATTTTACTAACCGAAAAAACATTTGCTACTTGATGCGCCCTGTTTATAATATTTCACCGCACTAATCCTGTGTGCCCATCCGCCTGGCCCAAAATTTGGCTGCTAACCATAATTTGAGCGCCACCATATCAAGGAGGCTACCAAAAAAACCACTCAATGAGGGCTAAAACGATGAACACCAACTCCTGTAAAACACGCTGTAACGACTCGCCTGACGGTCACTATGCCAATCGTTTATATAACCCTGAAACTTTCTCACGGCCCCTTGCGAGTCGTAGAATTTGACCAACAACTGTAGTAGTGTCTCATCGTTAAATATTGATCCCGTAATACCAGGAGTCCCCGGATGCGAAAATCCCTCAAATTGTTTATCGCAACCCCCTTAGCCTTTGCCTCATTTCAACTCGCCTCGGCTGAGACTTGCCTCACTCAAAGTACAGCTGAAATCGCTGACCAGGCTGCTAGCATCTCGTTCGCCACACCTGAACAAAAGCAACTTTTCATTGAAATTCTTGAAAACGGCCGACTTTCTAAAATGCTGGATTGCACCTCCGACGGCATCGCCTTGACTCAAGAACAAGTCGAATATGCCATCGAGCGATTTGAAATTTCTCGAAAATCGGCTGTCAGTGCAGCAGAATCCATCATACTGATAAAACAAGATGAATTGCGAACAGCCAAAGGGAAAGAGCGGCAGACCCTTATCGATGTGATTGAACTGCACTCCAGAGAAATCGATAGGGTTAACTCACACTACGACGCTCTCATTGCCCTGGTTTCAAAATAGTTTTTTTATATTTTTAATAACGGTCTGGCCGAACCCGCCGAAATTTGCCTGGACAAAGAATGGTGTGAACATTACTTTGTCTACACAGTAAGAGTGGGATAGACGAGCTTGTTAAGGGTTTATCCAGTTTATTAACTTGCCGACTTTGGGCTCGTTAGCTTACTAGCTTACTAGCTTACTAGCTTACTAGCTTACTGGCTTACTGGTTTGCTGGATTATCAGTTCCTTTGATCATTTGCTCAACGACTCAACGACTCAACGACTCAACGACTCATCGGCTCAACGACTCATCGGCTTATCGGTTTATGGGTGCCAACTTAAACACAAATACATTTCAAAATTTTCTAAACCACTCGATTCGACATTTAAGTCTATACAACAAATAGCACTTTCTGCCCGGGCAGAAAATGGTGCCAGCATTGCTTCGTCTACACAACAAATGTGCGATAGACGAGCTTGTTAAGGGTCTATCTAGTTTATTGACTTGCCGACTTTGGGCTCGTTAGCTTACTGGCTTACTGGCTTACTGGCTTACTGGGTTACTGGGTTACTGGCTTACTAGCTTACTAGCTTATTGGCTTATTGGCTTATTGGTTTGCTGGATTATCAGTTCCTTTGATCATTTGCTCAACGACTCAACGACTTATCGGTTTATGGGTGCCAACTTAAAAACAAATACATTTCAAAATTTTCTAAACCACTCGACTCGACATTTAAGCCTATACAACAAATAGCACTTTCTGCCCGGGCAGAAATTGGTGCCAGCATTTCTTCGTCTATATTTTTAATAACGGTCTGGCCGAACCCGCCAAAATTTGCCCGGACAAAGAATGGTGTGAACATTACTTTGTCTACACAGTAAGAGTGCGATAGACGAGCTTGTTAAGGGTTTATCCAGTTTATTAACTTGCCGACTTTGGGCTCGTTAGCTTACTAGCTTATTGGCTTATTGGTTTGCTGGATTATCAGTTCCTTTGATCATTTGCTCAACGACTCAACGACTCAACGACTCAACGACTCAACGACTCAACGGCTTATCGGCTTATCGGCTTATCGGCTTATCGGCTTATCGGCTTATCGGCTTATCGGCTTATGGGTGCCAACTTAAACACAAATACATTTCAAAATTTTCTAAACCACTCGATTCGACATTTAAGCCTATACAACAAATAGCACTTTCTGCCCGGGCAGAAAATGGTGCCAGCATTGCTTCGTCTACACAACAAATGTGCGATAGACGAGCTTGTTAAGGGTCTATCTAGTTTATTGACTTGCCGACTTTGGGCTTGTTAGCTTACTGGCTTATTAGCTTACTGGCTTATTACCTTACTAGCTTACTAGCTTACTAGCTTACTAGCTTACTGGCTTACTGGTTTATTGGTTTATTGGTTTATTGGCTTATTGGTTTGCTGGATTATCAGTTCCTTTGATCATTTGCTCAACGGCTTATCGGCATATCGGTTTATGGGTGCCAACTTAAAAACAAATACATTTCAATTTTTTTAAACCACCCGATTCGACATTTAAGCCTATACAACAAACTGCACTTTCTGCCCGGGCAGAAAATGGTCGGAACAATATTTTGTCTACACATTTAATAACACTCTGGTAGAGGCTGTCGAAATTTGTTAGCTTGCCGGCAATTTCACCTGTATTAGCCTGGCGTCAAGACGAAATCTTTTTTTAAAATTATTTGACACCATTTTCGACCACCCTAATCGCCCCGTCACAAAGTTTAATCAGACGTAGATTCAAAAAAAGATCACAACCATAAAAACACACCTCTAATAGGCGTCCTCGTCACTCTGACTGAGGTTCACCGTTGCGTTTGACCTCCTTCGAAAACATCATTGCAAATACAGGGTGTATAAAGGTGCTCTATAAAACAAACCGCTTACTTTTACAGAAGGAGTGATCATGGGTTTTAAAAATCTTAGCGAAGCTAAACGCTCTTTGAGCACCAAAGAATTTCGTTCCATTCAAAAGCAAGCGGAAGCCGCAGTTTCCCATTTGCAGCAGTCAGAAATTAATCTTATTCAAACTCTTCAATTGGTTGAAGACAATATGGTTCATAGATGGTGTGGATATAATTCGCTATTTGAATACGCCGTACAATGCCTTCGCCTGAGTCGAGCCCAATCTTATATGTATGTGGGATTGGCAAAAGCCACCCGGCAGTATAAAAAATTGGAATCCGCTCTTGTTAACCAACGGGTGACGCCAAGTAAGGCCGCTCGGATTCTCTCAGTGATTACAACCGATAATGAGCAAGAGTGGGTTTTAAAGGCTGCCAGTCTACCAAAAACCCAGCTTGAAAAAGAAGTGGCAAAAATCAACCCGAAAAAGGTGCCTGGTGAACGCAGTCACTATCTCACTTCTAACGTGATCGAAATGAAAACGCCGGTGAGTGAAGATGTTTATAAAAAACTGGTGCAGGTTCAGGATTTGCTATCCAGCTCAACGGGACTGGCCGTATCTTTGGAAACTGTATTTGAAAAAATGGCCGACCTATTCCTGCAAAAGAATGATCCCGTTGAAAAAGCAAAAAGACGTCAAGATAAAGGCAAGCTATCCATACAGACTTCCTATCCCGCCATCACCGCCATGGGGGATCGTCTGCCCATACCAAAAGAAATCGAGCATCAAGTGAACTTAAGAGATCAACGCCAATGCCAGCACCGTTACCCATCCGGTGAAAAATGCAAATCTAGGAGATGGTTGCATTTGCATCATCGGGTGCCGGTGTCGCTCGGTGGCGAGCACAGTGCGAATAATTTAATGACGCTTTGCCCGGCCCATCATGAACTAGCGCATTTGTTATTGGAGGAACAAGGCCAGTTACCAAAAACCAAGTACGAATATTCTGCCCGGGCAGAAAGTGTTTTTTGAGATTTTTGGGATTATCACTAGATAGGTGAGAAGAGTCGAATTGAATTTGCTGTTGAGAGAGTTGGTCGATATCCCCGTTTTCTGCCCGGGCAGAAAATTAAATTTAGGAATGAGGCATGACAGGATGATGAGCGGCATAGATTTTATGTCGCAGGATGGTTGACATAGCGTGACTGGTATCGGGTGGCGACAAGGACCGCTTGGATCCGGCTTTGCAATGTGACGGGCACAGCATGGATTCGGTGTCGCCTGGTGTCCAATACAGCGCAGATAATTTGATAACACTTTGTCCGACTACACCGTGAACTGGCGCTATTTGCGCTGTCTTTTGGACGAATGGATCAACAATAAACTAGGCCAGTTTATACAAATTTTCTTCCCGGGCAGAAAATTAAACTTAGGAAAGAGGCATAACAGGATGATGAGCGCGGCAAGAATCCAGTGGCGCAGAATGATTGACATAGCGTGGCCAGTATCGCGTGGCGACAAGCAAAGTTTGGATCCGGTATGGCAATGTGACGAACACAGCGTGGACTTGGTATCGCAATATGACAAACACAACCTGGATCTGGTATCGCAATATGACGAGCACAACCTGGATTCGGTATCGCAATATGACAAACACAACCTGGATTCAGTATCACAATATGACAAACACAACCTGGATTCGGTATCACAATATGACAAACACAACCTGGATTCGGTATCGCAATATGACAAACACAACCTGGATCTGGTATCGCAATGTGACTAACACTAAGCTCTAATTGAATCCGGTATCGCAGAGTCGTCAGCACAGCGTGGACAATTTAACAAGACTTTATCTTGCTCACTTAAAATCCTTCATAAGGTCGGCAATCTCCGCCATCGACATCTATTATCTCAGACTTAGGCTCCCAGAAAGAAAAAACCAGCCCTTCTGTCTAATTTTTCATAGACAGTGTCTAGACTTTCGTCAGCGAACTTCAGTCAGCCACCTGCCATTTTCTGCTGGCCGGCCCAACAGTTGCAGTGTCATAATCACAGACGAATAGGCATTTTTGAGACTGGAGGGGGAATATGTCTCAGTTTAATACACTTTCGAAGCGATATCGAAATTTGACTCTGCTGATATTAAGCGTGGGCGCCATCGCATTGGCGTTTCAAAACTGTGCTGAACCACTACAGGCCCCCACTGATGGAAAACTGGATCAGGGCAGCCAGTCTAATAATAACGGCAACAACTCCTCCTCGGGATCATCAAATTCTGGCCCTCCTGTGATTGTTCAAGATCTGGGAGATAAAACCGCCGACAAAGACCGCGAATTGGTTTTGGAAATCGTGGCCAAGCGGGCCACGGGCACCGGCTCACTTGATTACCGCTGGTATAAAAATGGAGAGCAAATCAATGGTGCAACCAGTGCCATTTATAAAATTGACGTTGTGAAAACGGATGATGCCGGTGAATACCGCGTGGATGTGATTGACCCCTCGTCAGGTGAGTGGGTGCCAAGCGCATCCTCATTTGTCACCGTTTACAACCGATTTAGCTGGGATCCGCCAACTGACACCTCTACGTTCACGTGCAGCGGCAATGAATGCCGCATCACCTGTGGAGACGGACAAACAGAGGGTGAACTACAAAAGGGCGGGAAGGGATTTTGTCGAAAGCCTCGCCTTGATCTAGACCTCGCTGGATCGAACGCTACGCACACATTTAACGACTTTACTGGAGACAATCCCAGATCAATCACTTATGAAGCGCAGATCTTTGTGACCATTAATATGCCCCGATTATTTATTCAGGGATCCCCTCAATCTTTTAAATACGAGTGTGACGGCTACGGATCTGGAACAAACTACACTTTATCCATGTTTGTGCACCGATGTCGATACACAAATGGCTCTGGGGTCGTGTCCAATCATGACGTGGTTGCCAACAATGTGGCACCCATGCCTCCGGCGGGCGGACCTATCACGAAAATTGGCCTCTCAAAGGGAACATGGGCGGGGGCCAATTATGGCGTTGCCACGGTGACATCCACCCGCAATTTCAATGAAATCGCTGAGACTATGACTGTGATAGAAGTTTACGAACCGTAAACTTCTATCACACAACCAGATACTTTTTCCGAATGAGATCCAATACCGGCGACGATCCACCTGTATTGGCCACGCAAAAAACATCATCTATTTGCTGCCCCCAGGTGTGCACTCTGGCCCACTTCACTTGTAGGCCCTGTTCGAAAAGCGCGTATGCGGCGGCATACAATGCGCCTGATTGGTTTTTCCCACGAAAGCTAATGATCATCTCATCGGCAGTTTCACTCACTAACGAAATCTTATCAAAAACAACTTGCGGATCCGGGCGTTCTTCAATTTGTATTGATCTCAGAATTTTCTTTAGCTGATTAACATTTTTATTGGTTTTCACCTTAAACCAATCGTAGGCGCCATAGATATCAAAAGTCTGCACAGAAGACTCTCGGACGGCACACCCAGCCCCATACAACATCTGCACAAAGCGCAGAAACAACCCTGGCTCGTCTTTTCTCCGGTGCAGACGCACCCATATGTCGCCAGTCGCCCCCTTCACCACAAGCGGCTCCAGATCCCCCTTGCCTCGACGCAAATACTTGTAGTCGGCCAACAGGTATGACAATGGCAGTTCTTCCACCACCACAGGATCCATTCCTTTTAAGAAATCAGGACTTAGTTTTATTTTTTCCACCTTAGCCATAGCCAGAAGCCGCATAAACTTAGTGGCTCGCGGTGATTCAACGGCTTTTACTAGATCTGATAGCAGTCGCTCTTTCCATTCGTTCCAGGCATCCGGATTGGTGGCTTGAATATCAATGGCCGTAAAAACAGCTAAGCGCCGCAAACGCTTTCCTTTTACCCCTTTTTGATCTAGATCTCGCCACACTGAAGGCGAGTGAGGATTTTGCCGAAAAGCCGCACTCGACAACACAAGGTGATTTTCCACCATCCACTGCACTTCTTCAGTAATCTTCTCAGAAAACTGCCACTGTCGAAAAATCTTCCGTACAAGTTGTGCGCCTTTTTTCGAATGATTGCCACCACGACCCTTGGCTAAATCGTGAAACAGAGCTGCCCAAAGCAAAACTTTCCAATCCCAGTCGGACAAGCCTTTACTCACATGTTTTAGCTCTCTAAATGAAGTGGGGCGACGATACACCCGCACCACACCCTTCACCGCCTGCAGAATATGGGCATCCACAGTGAATCGATGATACTGATCGTGCTGCACAAGACCCTGCACCAACTTAAATTCTGGCAGACACTTGGCGATCACTTGCGATCGAAAAAGAGCCAGAAGCTCTTTTTCACTACAATCCACATGGTAATAACGATGGAGACACTGCCCCACTCGATGCGGATCTTTTTCGATACTGAAGCTACTGTTTCTTACCTTTTCTTGCATGAGAACCGATGAGTTTTGATGGAGAGCTGAAAAAGCATCGGCCAAGGATTGGATCTTCACCTTATCTAGGTTGTCTCGGGTGGCTTTACCAGATTTGGCCCATTCCACAGCCCAGTCGGCATAAAAACTCACTTCACTTAAGTGATTTTGCAGCTCACGCATAAAGTCTTTTACATTTTCAAAACCAAAGGCCTCGGCCAATGGTTTTTGTAATGGCCCCGTGAGTAACTCTTCTCCCCCAAGAACATGCAGCTGTTGTCTGATGGCCAGCAGCAAACTTTTACTGGCCGACAGCTGATGAAGAAATACCATCTTGTCTTTAAATTTTTTAACATCAAGCTCCCACACATAGAGGGCCTGTTGTAGATCGCGCAAACCACCCGGTCCATATTTTATATTGGGCTCTAAATAATTTGAAACAGAGTCATAGCGTTTACCACGACTTTTTCTTTCTTCACTCATGGCCGAACGCAAAGATCGCTTAAATTCAGCCGCCCATGCATGAATTCGCACTTGCTGTTCTTGCAGGGCTTTTGCCGCACTCTCAGAAAAGGGCCTCCCATGTAGGAGGGCTAACACATCAAATGGCGCCACACCCCTTGTCCAATCATTAATATCCTCAGGTATGCGACAACGAAGATTCAACCCCTCACTCAAAGCAGCAGCCGTGAATGCGGCTGCTTTTTTTTCATCTCCCACCAGCAACAAATCAATATCGGATTTTGGACAAAGCTCATTGCGGGCCCAAGAACCTAGGGCAATAGGACCGGCCTCCTTCCAGTGAGGGAGTTGACTCAAGTTTGCCTCGAGTGCTTGGCCCAACCACAAAGAAAATGCGGCACTTTCTTGAGCACCCCGCGGTGCTCGCTCTTTTGATTCAGCGACCTGAGACTTAGTTAAGAAAGTTCTTTTTGCCATTTTGCTATTTGATTTAAAGCCTCTAGGGGTGTGAGTTGTGGCAACGAGATTTCGCGAATCTCGTCAAGAAGCGGACTTGCCTCCGCCTCGGGGTAAGTGGCCCCATCGCCGGCATCAAGTAACGACATCTGGTCGGTATTGCTTGGAACCACACCGAACGACTCAAGGCCTGTTAGAATTCGTGCAGCTCGTTGGGTGACTTTTTTGGGGAGTCCTGCCAGTTGCGCCACCTGAATCCCGTAAGATCGATTGGCGGGCCCCTCTTTGAGCGTATGCAAAAAGGAAATATCCTGCCCCGCATGGGCCGATGATTCATCAATAGCCATGTGAGCATTTTTTATTTGAGGATACTTTCGGTCCAGTTGGGTGATTTCATGGTAGTGGGTCGCAAAGAACGTCATACAACCACATTCAGAAACCAAAAACTCCAATATAGCTTGCGCTAAACTCATGCCGTCGTAAGTGCTTGTTCCGCGACCGATTTCGTCTAACACCACTAGTGAATTTTCACTGGCGTCGCGAAGAATCTCCGCCGTCTCCTGCATCTCCACCATAAAAGTAGACAGACCTTCGGCAAGAAAATCACTCGCCCCAATGCGCGTAAAAATCTGATCGTAAATGGGCAACACGGCCGATCGCGCCGGCACATATGATCCCATCTGAGCCAATAAAACCGTGACGGCCACTTGCCGCATGATCGTACTCTTACCGGCCATATTAGGGCCCGTGAGCAAAAGACACTCACCCGCACCGAGCTTGATGTCATTCGGCACAAAGGGTTTTGAAACTTCCTGCTCGACGACAGGGTGTCGACTTCCATCGAGCTGCAAGGCTTGGATTTTTGAAAAGCTGGGACGTGTGTAGTTGTATTCAAGAGCTAACCAAGCCAAAGAACTGATCACATCAAGCTCGCTCCAATGCCTGGCTAAGTCCATTAGATCCACAGTGGCAGCTAGAATTTTTTGTCGAAGATCAGAAAAAATATTTTGCTCCATCTCCACCCGCTTACTGCGGCTTGAGAGGATTTTATCTTCTAATTCTTGAAGTTCTTGAGTCAAATATCGTTCGGCATTGGCTAAAGTTTGCTTCCTTTTATAATGGTCAGGAACTTTATCCTTATGCGTGTTGGTCACTTCAAGAAAATAACCAAAGACGTTGTTGTATTTAATTTTTAAACTGGATATGCCAGTGGATTCCCGTTCGCGCGCTTCTAAATCGATCAAAAGCTTTTGACTGTTTTCTGATAGCTCTATGAGTTCTTGCAGGTCTTTTCTAAAGTCCGCTCGAACAAAACCACCGTTTTTTGTTTGCACTGGCGGTTCATCAACAAGTGTTCGCTCAACATCATTCACTATACCTAAGGCGGTGTCAGCCTGGTGTCTTTCAAGCCCGGGACAGTAGCCACTCACCCTCAAGCCGGCCCTTAATGCTTGCGCCAACGCCAACACATCGTGAACATGGCAACTGGGATTTGCGATCTTTCC
Proteins encoded:
- the mutS gene encoding DNA mismatch repair protein MutS; this translates as MEQYWEIKSQHQDKILLFRMGDFFEIFYDDAVTAAPLLNIALTSRNKKSGDETPMCGMPHHSVAGPIGKLLAAGHKVAICDQIEDPKLAVGIVKRAVTRILSPGMVYDPDTLDQLSANYLCSYDEKTMSFLEASTGEAFYFRLRRKDDVTKLQAVLSPAEVVLSSQQKSTLLKEIGAAAKTITVHDFEQVPERFQRLPESAKRLVAYAQYMQGPEVLKTLSTFDERQLQKRMEMRPTVLRHLEVFKTYKGEDKGSLFYAINRTKTSAGARLLKSWLNFPLTDVELIVERQDRVQQWVEGLPKLKEVRQVLSGMGDIERRIGKIANPSCHVHDVLALAQALRAGLRVSGYCPGLERHQADTALGIVNDVERTLVDEPPVQTKNGGFVRADFRKDLQELIELSENSQKLLIDLEARERESTGISSLKIKYNNVFGYFLEVTNTHKDKVPDHYKRKQTLANAERYLTQELQELEDKILSSRSKRVEMEQNIFSDLRQKILAATVDLMDLARHWSELDVISSLAWLALEYNYTRPSFSKIQALQLDGSRHPVVEQEVSKPFVPNDIKLGAGECLLLTGPNMAGKSTIMRQVAVTVLLAQMGSYVPARSAVLPIYDQIFTRIGASDFLAEGLSTFMVEMQETAEILRDASENSLVVLDEIGRGTSTYDGMSLAQAILEFLVSECGCMTFFATHYHEITQLDRKYPQIKNAHMAIDESSAHAGQDISFLHTLKEGPANRSYGIQVAQLAGLPKKVTQRAARILTGLESFGVVPSNTDQMSLLDAGDGATYPEAEASPLLDEIREISLPQLTPLEALNQIAKWQKELS